Proteins from one Erythrolamprus reginae isolate rEryReg1 chromosome 6, rEryReg1.hap1, whole genome shotgun sequence genomic window:
- the AMDHD1 gene encoding probable imidazolonepropionase produces MAGGEYKLLLEGAQQVMLVCSQGEQYLLEAGMQQLALRENASVVVGKNGCIKAVGDARTIREQFSGATFDKIIDCSGKCILPGLVDAHTHPVWAGDRVHEFAMKLAGASYMDIHQAGGGIHFTVEQTQKAREDELLKSFKIRLLRMVRAGTTLVECKSGYGLNLETEIKMLRVIERAKKELDIGISSTYCGAHAVPKGKNATEATDIIINTHIPKLKELDLNGEMHVDNIDVFCEKGVFDLSSTKRILQAGKAIGLQINFHGDELHPMKSAELGAELGAQAISHLEEISDEGIVAMAQAKCAAVLLPTTAYILRLKQPQARKMLKEGVIVALGSDFNPNAYCCSMLMVMHLACVNMKMSMKEALAAATINAAYALGRSHTHGSIEKGKKGDFIIINSPRWEHLIYQFGGHQELIEYVIIKGNVVYKNDSILQY; encoded by the exons ATGGCCGGCGGCGAATACAAACTGCTGCTCGAAGGAGCCCAGCAAGTGATGCTCGTCTGCAGCCAAGGCGAGCAGTATCTCTTGGAGGCCGGTATGCAGCAGCTGGCCCTGCGGGAAAACGCCAGCGTGGTGGTCGGCAA AAATGGATGTATAAAAGCAGTTGGTGATGCAAGGACCATTCGTGAGCAATTCTCTGGAGCAACTTTTGACAAAATAATTGATTGTTCTGGAAAGTGCATTTTACCAG gtctAGTAGATGCACACACACATCCTGTATGGGCTGGTGACAGGGTGCATGAATTTGCAATGAAA TTGGCAGGTGCTTCCTATATGGATATTCATCAAGCTGGAGGAGGAATACATTTTACTGTGGAGCAGACTCAGAAAGCCAGAGAAGATGAACTCCTTAAAAGTTTCAAAATCCGTCTGTTACGGATGGTCCGAGCAGGCACCACTTTGGTTGAATGCAAAAGTGGATATGGTTTAAATCTGGAAACAGAAATTAAAATGCTCAGAGTCATTGAGCGGGCTAAAAAGGAATTGGACATTGGTATTTCTTCCACCTACTGTGGAGCCCATGCAGTTCCTAA AGGGAAAAATGCTACAGAAGCCACTGATATCATTATCAACACCCATATTCCTAAACTCAAGGAACTTGATCTTAATGGTGAAATGCATGTTGACAATATAGACGTCTTCTGTGAGAAGGGTGTCTTTGATCTGAGTTCTACCAAAAGAATTCTTCAGGCTGGAAAAGCTATAGGGTTACAAATAAACTTCCATGGGGATGAGCTGCATCCAATGAAAAGTGCTGAG CTTGGAGCCGAACTGGGTGCACAAGCTATAAGTCACCTAGAAGAAATTAGTGATGAAGGAATTGTTGCCATGGCCCAGGCAAAATGTGCAGCTGTCCTATTGCCAACCACTGCCTACATCCTAAG attGAAACAGCCTCAAGctagaaaaatgttgaaagagggAGTGATTGTGGCTCTTGGCAGTGATTTTAATCCAAATGCTTACTGTTGTTCTATG ctGATGGTCATGCATTTAGCCTGTGTAAACATGAAGATGTCCATGAAGGAAGCCTTAGCTGCTGCCACCATTAATGCTGCTTATGCTCTTGGGAGATCGCATACCCACGGGTCCATTGAAAAAGGCAAAAAAGGAGATTTCATTATCATTAACTCTCCAAG GTGGGAGCATTTAATCTATCAGTTTGGCGGCCATCAAGAATTGATTGAATATGTAATTATTAAAGGAAATGTTGTTTACAAAAATGACAGCATTCTTCAATACTAG